In Pseudoalteromonas sp. NC201, a single window of DNA contains:
- a CDS encoding dienelactone hydrolase family protein encodes MAILIVTDIFGHTDHIDRFAKSLGSDVQVLSPFIEEPNSVSESDCYELFLAQCGHRLYADKISAAISEYKPKLIIGFSAGGAAAWVALSEQGASHSVEQLIAFYPSQIRNHLNIKPSCDVSIFFAQVESHFDVEPVIEQLKDKKGLNCIRTRYLHGFMNKLSGNYDEYAYSHYQYFCQREARNYFEVVQQEAEFS; translated from the coding sequence ATGGCTATATTAATCGTTACCGATATTTTCGGTCATACGGATCATATTGATCGTTTTGCTAAATCGCTTGGAAGTGACGTGCAGGTGCTTTCACCATTTATAGAAGAACCAAATAGTGTCTCAGAGTCGGATTGTTATGAGCTGTTTTTGGCTCAGTGTGGTCATCGTTTATATGCTGATAAAATATCAGCAGCGATTTCTGAATACAAACCAAAACTTATTATTGGCTTTAGTGCAGGCGGGGCTGCTGCGTGGGTTGCATTGTCTGAACAAGGTGCATCTCACTCTGTCGAGCAACTTATTGCATTTTATCCCAGCCAAATACGTAACCATCTAAATATTAAGCCCAGCTGCGATGTGTCTATCTTCTTTGCTCAAGTTGAATCTCATTTTGACGTTGAGCCCGTCATTGAGCAGTTAAAAGATAAAAAAGGGTTGAATTGTATCCGAACGCGGTATTTACACGGTTTTATGAACAAGCTTTCGGGTAACTATGACGAGTACGCATACTCGCATTATCAGTATTTTTGCCAGCGAGAAGCGCGTAACTATTTTGAGGTTGTGCAACAAGAAGCGGAGTTTTCATAA
- a CDS encoding transporter substrate-binding domain-containing protein, translating to MIKIILLLFIAFQSSFVFAKQITWIAIDFAPYYILADDLEGQGRDELLIKLIQQQMPDYTFNYKVFPASRAIHELSNFNNQYCMISLYKTVERQRHIAFSEEYSTIGLSTSAALRKDVAQSLGITNSAIDLEKLVTEHGLTVGVAANRSFGHEIDALLAGLPSKQVLVRPGRDTLESLTIMLLKKRVDVILGYPSEHHYHKLHVDKQDELTQVRLSIASQITAGYAGCNNNAIGKEQIAAISEALKQAHKNEQFRLAMSRWLPEQFQPQLASIFKN from the coding sequence TTGATCAAAATCATCTTACTCCTCTTCATTGCCTTTCAATCCAGTTTTGTATTTGCAAAACAAATAACTTGGATTGCGATAGATTTCGCGCCTTATTATATCCTTGCTGACGATTTGGAAGGGCAAGGACGAGACGAGTTATTGATAAAACTCATTCAACAACAGATGCCCGATTACACTTTTAATTATAAAGTATTCCCCGCATCTAGGGCCATACATGAGCTCTCTAATTTCAACAACCAATATTGTATGATCTCCCTCTATAAAACAGTCGAGCGGCAAAGACATATCGCTTTTAGTGAAGAGTATTCCACTATCGGATTATCAACCTCTGCCGCACTAAGGAAAGATGTTGCACAGTCACTTGGCATTACCAACAGCGCAATTGATTTGGAAAAACTCGTAACTGAGCATGGACTAACTGTAGGTGTCGCGGCAAATCGATCGTTTGGCCATGAAATTGATGCGTTATTGGCGGGTTTGCCTTCCAAGCAAGTGCTTGTAAGACCAGGAAGAGATACATTAGAGAGTTTGACTATCATGCTGCTCAAAAAAAGAGTCGACGTGATACTTGGATACCCAAGCGAACACCACTACCACAAATTGCATGTTGATAAGCAAGATGAATTGACACAAGTCAGATTGAGTATCGCCTCGCAGATAACTGCTGGATATGCAGGCTGTAATAACAATGCGATTGGTAAGGAACAAATAGCTGCAATTAGCGAAGCGTTAAAACAAGCCCATAAAAACGAACAGTTTAGACTGGCTATGTCTCGTTGGTTACCAGAGCAGTTTCAGCCACAGCTAGCTAGTATTTTTAAAAACTAA
- a CDS encoding acetoacetate decarboxylase has protein sequence MYPELPDYQHFYSNPIAKPPCRMLNAQMYGFFVKGKKSTIQTYVDKTLNSVSSSEFVFRALTDWCLLTFTDIENIASKVPPFSNYGYMQETDVIIWLPILQVNLETLKAEHLYWYPAFISVNNINALINGLEIWGYNKYLCRYEMPDNFGDPLSFSLSLETFKEFDPNVKMAWHELLSIEPEDDGESWLKEVLEVGEEIAELFKDSVSDLNVDSQFLKQFLSGFTHPQMDQILFKQFPDGHAEKSVYSAVVHSPSEVKKIHKIGFIKDDLSLNLQRMDAFPLDKMFGIPLGKSEVKLPYFVKMDFDQAGVEEIVSSAQSMANLHR, from the coding sequence ATGTATCCCGAGTTGCCTGATTATCAACATTTTTATAGTAATCCGATCGCCAAACCTCCATGCAGAATGCTAAATGCACAAATGTATGGCTTTTTTGTCAAAGGAAAAAAATCAACAATCCAAACCTATGTTGATAAAACGCTTAATTCGGTTTCTAGTAGTGAATTTGTATTCAGGGCCCTAACCGATTGGTGCTTATTGACATTTACAGATATTGAAAATATCGCGTCAAAAGTGCCGCCATTTAGTAACTATGGATATATGCAAGAAACCGATGTCATCATCTGGTTGCCAATTCTGCAAGTCAATCTCGAAACGTTAAAGGCAGAACATCTATATTGGTATCCAGCATTTATCTCGGTCAACAACATTAACGCACTGATAAATGGTCTAGAAATATGGGGCTACAACAAATATTTATGTCGCTACGAAATGCCTGATAACTTTGGTGACCCACTGAGCTTTTCCCTCTCTCTGGAGACCTTTAAGGAATTTGATCCCAACGTCAAAATGGCATGGCATGAATTGTTATCCATTGAACCTGAGGATGACGGGGAGTCGTGGTTAAAAGAAGTGTTGGAAGTGGGTGAAGAAATTGCTGAGCTTTTCAAAGATTCAGTGTCTGATTTAAACGTCGATAGCCAATTTCTTAAGCAGTTCTTATCGGGTTTTACCCACCCGCAAATGGATCAAATATTATTTAAGCAGTTCCCAGATGGCCATGCCGAGAAGTCTGTATATTCGGCGGTAGTACATTCCCCTTCAGAGGTGAAGAAAATCCACAAAATTGGTTTTATCAAAGATGATTTAAGCTTGAATCTACAACGAATGGATGCGTTTCCACTCGATAAAATGTTTGGCATTCCATTAGGCAAAAGCGAGGTCAAACTACCTTACTTTGTGAAAATGGACTTCGATCAGGCAGGAGTGGAAGAAATTGTTTCCAGTGCTCAGAGTATGGCTAATCTCCATCGTTAG